AACCTCCCATTAAACTCAATAAAGTAGTTTTCCCGGACCCCGAAGGACCGGTCATAATTACTACTTCCCCCGCTTTAATTTCCAGATCGATATCGTATAAAACCTGTTTTCTTAATTCCCCCGTGCCAAAATAGTAATTTAAGCCTTTAATAGCAATTACGGGTTCATTAGGGCTAAAATCGACTAATTCTCGCTCTTTTTGAAAAATCCGCATTATTTCACCCTTGATAGCTTAAAAAATATCGGCTGGATCTGCTGTCCTTAATTTGCCCATGGCGACAATTCCAGAGGCAATACACATAATAATTGTCAGGATTAAAACTTCGATCGCCCTAGGGGTAGTCATCACTATCGGTAACAGTGTAGCGGAGGAAGCGAGATGATAAACACCGAGAGAGACGATAAACCCCGGTATATACCCCAAAACCGCTAGTAATAAGGCCTCTTGCATCAAAACCCCGACTAAATACCAATCACCGTAACCCATAGCTTTTAGGGTAGCGTATTCGGGTAAGTGATCGGTGACATCGGAATAGAGAATCTGATAGACAATGACGATACCGACGATAAAACCGACTACTGTACCTAAACCAAAGATAAAACCAATCGCTGTACCATTTGCCCAATAGGTTTTTTCCCTTTCAGCAAATTCTTTTAAAGTAAGGACAATTACTTCATTTTTAGGGAAAAGTGCCTGTAAATTGACCTTAACTGCCTCGATATTTGCCCCCGGTTGCAGTTTCACCAGTCCTATATCGATTTCGTGGGGTTGACGTTCGGGAAAGAGCCTTAAAAAGGTAGAATCACTGCTAATGACGTTACCATCGGCAGCAAAGGAGGCACCAAGGGTAAAAATTCCCGCTACCTGTACCTCTTTTTTATTTAACTGAACTGTCAAATCGGGGTTTTTCTGGAGTAAATCGGCAATTGGACCGAATTCTGGTCTTCCTGCTTGATCGTATAAGACGCGATTTAACATCTTTAGATCACTGGATTTTTGATTGACTTCTGGGAGGGTAAAAACCCGTTGACTGGGATCAAAACCAAAGACTAAAGTAGTTCTTTCTAGGGCAGTTTCGGGATTGCGCCACTGGGCCGAAGCAATATAAACTGGGGCTATAGATTGAATGCCCTCGACTCTTTTAGCTTGGTACAAGCGATCGCGTGAGAAACTTTTCACCGCAAAGAGGGTATCGAATTGGGGATTAATCAGGACTAAATCCGCATCGAGAACATAATGGGGTTTAACGGAAGCGTCAAATAAGGCATCCCGAAACCCCAACTGTGTGAAGATTAAGAAGTCAGCAAAAGCAATCCCGGCAATAGCCACGATCAAACGGGTTTTCTCTCGCGTCACCTGTAACCAAGATAGGGGCGTTTTTTTGAATAGATGGGTTAGTTTCATGGAAAACCTACTCATTGATAGTTACAGTTACTTGGGAATTGGTTAAACCTGCCACTTTTTCACTGTTTTTGCGATCTAAGGCAATGCGGACAGAGATAACTTTGCGATCGAAGTTTTCCCCTGGTTGATTGCTGAAGATATTTTGTTGGTCAACTTTTAAAGCAATTAAGCGCACTTTTCCGCTAACTTCGCCCTTAAACGCCGATCCGGTAATCGTGGCAGTTTGTCCAGAGCGAATTTTCCCGATATCGCTTTGATAGATTTCGGCAATTACCTCCATGCGCTCGGTTTCAGCGAGGTCAACAATTCCTTGATCGCTGATTTGTTCCCCGATACGGGTATTGACTTTAATCACTTTGCCGGTAATTGGCGATCGAATATAAGCCTGATTTAACTCGGTTTGAGCCTTTTTAACGGCAACTAGGGCAGCATTTACCTCCGCTTGGGCTGCCCGCACATCGACTCCCCGCACTTCTGAGACTTGATTTAAAGTGGATCTGGCCTCTTTGATCTGCTGTTGACCGGTGGATTCAATCCGGGCTAGGGTAGTCTTGGCTTCTTGTATCTGTTGTTTACCAGTGCGTTCAATTCTCTCTAGGGTAACTTTTGCTTCTGTTAGTTGTTGATTACTGGTTTCTAAATTCAGTCTTTTACTATCAAAACTAGAGGCGGAAATTGCCCCTTCTTGATAGAGTTTTTCGTAGCGATCAAATTCAGCTTTGGCATTGCGATATTCTGCTTCTAATTTGCCAATTGTCGCTTTTTGGGCGGCTATATCCCCTTCTAATTGCGCTGTTAATCTTTGGATGGTTGTCCTTTGGGTTGCTTGATCCCCTACCCATTGTGCCTCGATTTTTCGCACGTTAGCGGCATTAGCATCGATTTCACCGACTTTTGCCCCAGCTTTCACCTGTTCTAGTTTGGCTGCGGCTACTTTCACCTGTTCTTGTGCCTGTTGCAGGTTATCCTCTAATCTTTCCTGACTTTCGAGAATGGCGATTATTTGTCCCGTTTTGACGCTATCTCCTTCATCGACTAATAATTGTATGACTCGATCGGAATTAAGCAACATCGGGGCAGATATGCTGATAATTTCTGTCCTCGGTTCAATTCTGCCTAAAGCGGTGATTTTTTGCGGTGCGGGCGAGGCAACTACAGGGGTTTTGGTTTCGGGTTTGGGGGCGACTTGGGAAAGACTATAAAAGGTGGTTATTCCTAATAATCCCGTGCCTAATACTATTAACCCGATTATTAACTTTTGATTTGGTTTCACAAAAGTTTTACCTTTCATAATTTTTTAGTTAATAAGTGATTGTTGGGGGTTAACATTTTTTCTGCAAATAAGTAGTAAGAATTTTACCTAATAATTCCATTTGTTCATCGATCGCAATCTGTTCATTGCACCACAGGCGCTCTAATATCAGTCCATTAATAACGCTGACAACTAACCAAGCTACACTCGGATCGCTAATACCTAAAATCTCGATTACTGCCTGATGATAGCGGCGATCAATGCGCTCAAAAAATTGACTACGACGCAGTTCTTCTCGTCCTTGGTATTGAGAATAATCGATCGATAAGAATAATTGTTTGATACAGGAATCCTCGCGATTAGTCATAAATTTGCCGAGAATTTTTAGCTTTTCTATCAGGGTTTTTCCTCGATCGATCTCGGCTTTAGCTAATAAAACATCCTGCCGGCACATCTCCTCGACTAATTGCTCGAAAAGTGCCGCTTTACTGGGAAAGTAGTGGTATAGCGTTCCCGTGGACACTCCTAATCCTTGCGCTAATTCTCTCGTCGTCATGTTAGCATAGCCTTTCTCGGCAAAGAGTTCGGCACTTTTTAAGAGGAGTTCTTTTCGGTATTGTTCTACATCTACTATCTTAGGCATAAATTTAATATCGAACGTTCGTTATATTTTAGCTTAACATTACTATAGATGGGGAAATCAGTCGTCCCTTTGCCTGTATGCTAGAAGGAGGGGATAATTCGTTATTGAGCGAGCTTTTTCGCAAGGATTGACAGTATGGGTAATATTCACGAGCAGTTATTAGAGGAATTAGCCGAAGTGGAATGGAGTGACTTGATCCCCCATGCTCAAAGGGATGCGCTGATCCTGGTTTCCGATTCCCTCAATTTAATCGAAGTGGCAGAAGCGATCGCCAGTGATCAGGTTGCTCAAGTGCAGAATTGGATCGGGGAAAAACTACTAGAAAAACCGACACAAGAGCAATTAAGCGATTGGAATTCCCATCCCGATAACCTTTTTAATACACTAATCGTGCAACCTTTTGTGTTAATTCAGACCATAGTTTAGATAACACTGATCACTGAAAAACCCCCAATCCGTCTAAATGTTAAGTTAAGTATCGAAGAGCGGCCGTTTCATCACCCAGTAGTAATATAATCACTGAGTTATCAACTTTGATCCTTAAGTATGACTGCATTCACCACAACCCCCACCCTTGCCAATTTGCCCGCCAGTGACAGCCGTAGCCGCGTCAGTGAATTTATGAAATCCCTACAGGATGAAATTTGTCAGGGATTAGAAGAAGTGGATGGACAAGCAAAATTTATCGAAGATAGTTGGCAACGGCCTGAAGGTGGCGGCGGACGTTCGCGAGTTTTGCGGGAAGGGGCAATTTTTGAACAGGCAGGGGTGAATTTTTCGGAAGTTTGGGGGAAAGAATTACCTCCTAGCATTGCCAAACAACGGCCCGAGGCTGCCGGTCATCAATTTTACGCCACGGGAACCTCGATGGTTTTGCATCCTCACAATCCTTATATTCCCACGGTTCACCTCAATTATCGCTATTTTGAAGCCGGTCCAGTTTGGTGGTTTGGCGGCGGCGCTGATTTAACTCCCTACTATGGCTTTGAAGAAGATGCTAGTCATTTTCACCGCACTTTTAAACAGGTTTGCGACCAACATCATCCCGAATATTATCCCGTTTTTAAACGCTGGTGTGATGAATATTTTTATCTCAATCATCGTCAGGAAGCCAGAGGCATCGGCGGGATTTTCTTTGATTACCAAGACGGTTTAGACCCTCTCTATCGGGGTCCCTTTGCCGAAAGTGATGCCGCTATCTATTCAGAAAAATTATCTCCCCAACAACCGCGCAACTGGGAAGAAATTTTTAGTTTCATTAATGACTGTGGCCGGGCTTTTCTACCCGCTTATGTTCCCATTGTCCAGAAACGGCGCTCGACGGAATACGGTGACAGAGAACGTCAGTTTCAACTCTATCGTCGCGGTCGTTATGTAGAATTTAATTTAGTTTATGATCGTGGCACAATTTTTGGGTTGCAAACTAATGGTCGTACCGAGTCAATTTTGATGTCTTTACCTCCTTTAGTCCGTTGGGAATACTGTTATCAACCTGCAGCCAATACCCCAGAAGCAAAACTCTATGATGTCTTCCTAAAACCCCAAGATTGGGTTAATTGGCAAGGTTAAATCAGTTATCAGTTATCAGTTATCAGTTATCAGTTATCAGTTATCAGTTATCAGTTATCAGTTATCAGATTTGAGTTTTAAGTGAGCATTATGTATTAAGTGAGCAGTATTAAATAGCAGTTTCCTACTGTCTTTTTACTGTTTACTGATCAGTGATCAGTGATCACTGAAAATACTTCCCACACCCTTGTCAAGTAAATAAATCTAAAAATTTTGGCTAATTTTTGGACACCTCTCCATACTCGTCTGGAAACCACGGTGAAAAAGGGACAATTACTACCTAAAAATGCGTCTCTGTTAGTGGCATTGTCGGCAGGCCAGGATTCCCTTTGTTTAGGTCAATTATTGCTGGATTTGCGCTCTCGTTGGGGTTGGCAACTAGCGATCGCTCATTGTGATCACCGTTGGTCCCAGGACCGAGGATTAGTGGATCATGTGCGTAAAATCGCCGAAATTTGGCAATTACCCGTTTATATTGCCACCGCACCCCCCATGGCGGAAACGGAAGCCAAGGCCCGACAATGGCGTTATCAAGCTTTACAAACAATCGCCCAAGAACAGGGTTTTAATTATCTTCTCACGGCACACACGAGGAGCGATCGAGCGGAAACTTTTCTTTATAATCTCATGCGCGGAGCGGGTAGTGATGGACTTTCTGCCCTAACTTGGTTGACAAGTTTAACCCCAGATATTTTTTTAGTCCGTCCCCTCTTAAATGTCACTCGCGGGGAAACTTTCGCTTTTTGTCAAAGTCGAGAATTACCGATCTGGTACGATCGAGCTAATGAGAATTTACGCTATGCTCGCAATCGCATCCGTCGGGAATTATTACCCTACCTGCAAACTAATTTAAATCCCCAAATTGAAAAACATCTCGCCCAAACTGCCGAAATTTTGGAAGCAGAAAGCGATTATTTAGATAGTATTGCCCGGGATATTTTTCGTCAGGTTATCGATCTAGATCAACAAAGACTCGATCGCTCCCCTTTACAAATTTTACCTCTAGCGATACAAAGACGGGTGATTCGTTTATTTTTGGCTCAATATTTACCCTCATCACCTAATTTTGCCGAAGTTGAGTCAGTGGTTAATCTCATTACTGGTGTTAATCGCGATGCCACTTCCTCCTTAAGCGGCAAAATTCGAGTAGAAGTACAACAAAATTGGCTACATATCAGTTATCAGTGATCAGTTATCAGTTATCAGTGATCAGTTATCAGTTATCAGTGATCAGTTATCAGATTACAGTTTTAAGTGGACAGTGTTAGGTGAAAACTTTGCTACTTTCTTTTCACTGCTTACTGTTTACTGTTCACTGAAAAAACCTATCTCCCCATTCTAGTTATCTGTAGCTAACTTTTACAGCAATTAGTTTAAAGATAAACTAAAATAGTAATACAATTAAACTAAAAATAAAATTGGCGGAGCATAATGAGCGAAACTAAAGTAATTAATCGAGAAAGTTTACTGGTCAATCTCCGGCAACAACTGCGAGCCGGACAACAGGAATTAGCCGATTGGCAAGGAGGAAAAATGGCCATTTCTGCGGTGCCGGGGGCGGGAAAATCCCACAGTTTGGCCGTAGCTGCCGCTATGGTTATTGCTCGTGAGCAACTTCATGCTAAAAAACAGTTAATTATTGTCACCTACACGCGCTCGGCTGCCGCTAGTATTAAAGCTAAAATTAAACAACGCTTGCAAGATTTACAACTTTCGGCCCAAGGTTTCAGCGTCCAAACTCTGCACGGACTGGCCCTACAATTGGCCCGTCGTTATCCGGAATTATCGGGATTAGACCTCGAATCTTCTACCTTAGTTATTCCGACTCCTAGCCACAGAATTATTAGAAACTCGGTGGAAAAATGGCTAATTGCCGATCCAATTCGTTATCAAAAGTTATTAGAAGGAGTGGAATTTGATGGGGAAGAAACCGAAAGATTACGCCGTCAATCGGTGCTGAGAACCGAAATTTTACCTAGTCTTGCCTATGCGGCCATTCATGAGCTAAAAAGTTCGGGATTATCACCGCAGCAAGTCTGGGAATTAAGCCACTATACCGACGATAATTATCAAATTCTCGCTATTGCTAGTGGTTTGTACCAACAGTATGAAATCCTGATGCGTCAGAAAAACTATATAGATTATGATGACATGATTTTAGGAGCCTTGCGAGTATTAGAGGAAGAAAAAATTCGCCGACAATGGCAAAAATCTGTCTTTGGAGTCTTTGAAGATGAGGCACAGGATTCTAGTCCTCTTCAAGAAAAACTAATTACTATTTTAGCAAAAAATAATGACGGGGAAATACCTAATTTAATTCGCGTCGGTGATCCCAATCAAGCGATTAATTCTACCTTTACCCCCGCCGATCCTGTTTACTTTAATTGGTTTTGTGAAAGTTGTCAAAACGAAGGCAATTTATCCACTATGAACCAAGCAGGTCGCAGCAATACTAAAATTATTGAAGCTGCTAATTTAGTTTTACAATGGGTCGATCGAGATTGGAAACAGGGAAAAGATAATCATAAAGTTACCGAGGCTCCTTTTCGAGTTCAAGCGATTCTTCCCGTCAGTGCTGAAGATCCCCAACCTAATCCAGTTAAGGAGGGAAAAGGATTAGAAATTTATCAACCTGATGATATTTATCAAACAGTAGAATTAATTGAAAAACGTCTAGTTAAATTACTTCAAGAAAACCCTCAACATAATGCCGCTATCCTCGTTAGAGAAAATCGACAAGGACACTTTTTTGCTCAAAAATTTGCCCATTTTTATAAAAGTTATCAGATCAGAATTTTTGAAGCTAACGAGATCGATCGCTTTTCCCAAATTCCCGCCGAAATGCTGAAACTATTAGCTTTTGTCGAACGTCCCCACTCTCCCGATTATCTGAAAGCGGCCTTAGAAGTGTTACAATTGAGGGGTTTAATTACTGCCCAAGATTTAAATCCTTTAGTTACCTATCCCGAACAATTTCTTTATCCTACTCCCCTCGATCCTGAACTGAAATCTAACGAAAAAATCGCCCGTCGTTATTGCTGCAGTTTACTAAAAGCTAGATTAGAATTACCCCATTATCAACTCCTATCTTTTTTCGCTATGACTCTCCAATATTCGGGGTCAGAATTAGCAACTTTGCAAAAATTAACCGCCCGTATTTATCAGGAAACTGCTGGTAATAGTTCTCTCAAAAATACCATTAATACTCTTAATGAAATTATCGCCTCTGAGCGATTTGAAGGGGTGGAAGAAGATAACGACGATTGTTATACTCGTCCCGGACAACTGACGATTATTACTATGCACAAAGCCAAGGGTTTAGACTGGGATTATGTTTTTATTCCCTTTCTTCATGAAGATATTATCCCGGGCAAACCTTGGGTTCCCAATGGGGCAAAGTTTTTGGGAGATTTTAGCCTTGCAGAAGTGGCCCGGGCGCAAATTCGAGCAGCAGTTCATCAACGCTATTTAAACCCCGACAGCATACCAATTATTCCCCCACCTTTAAGCGCTTGGTTAGAAGCTGGACAACTTAAAAAAGCTGAAGAATACCGACTTTTGTATGTAGCGATGACGCGAGCAAAAAGACTTTTATGGATGTCGAGTGAAAAAAAAGCTCCCTTCCGTTGGAACACTTTTCGCGGAGATGAAAGTAGTCAATTACAGGATAAAAATCCCTGTCCTGTCTTTCCTGTTTTAATCAATGCTTTCCCCGATTCTTTCTGTGTTTAACTGTTGCTGCAGCGTCCGCGGATAAAGAATTAGGAAGACAAACCACCAGAGGAGTATGGGAACAGATAAGAGTAGGGTTAACCAGAGACGCTGAGTTAAAAACCAACACCCAGCAATCAGGGTAATTCCTGTCAACAAAATCGACCAAGGTTGACACCAACGGGGTTTGTGGTCCCAAACGTTATCGGATTTCGAGTTAGACATTGGTTAAGGGGCGGTAATTTACTAACTTGATTTTATCGTACCTGACTATTCAGATAACTGCTACAATTTTGGGTAATTCTATCAATAGAGTTTCTTATCTCTAGACAAACTAAGCTAAATTTTCCTATGATTGATGTCTTTTATCCGATTCCCAAGCTGTTAGATACTATTCTGACGGAGATTTATGCCGAAAATCGCCGTAAACATGAAGAAAGAATGGCCGAATTGCAAATAATCTCTAATTCGTCCCTTCGCGATGCCTACGTCCAACAGCTATTATTAGATCGATTTCTTGCTCCCGTGGAAAATGCTCAACATAGCATTCAAAATGCCGCTAAACACGCTCAGTACATGGCAGAAGTAGTTAATTATTATCATCATGACCATGGCTGTAGTCAAGAGCAAGCTCAAGAAATATCCCGTCAATTTCGGGCTTTAGCGGTTAAAATTTCTCAAATTGACTCTCTTTACGATTTAAAAATCATTTATCAAGTGGTTACTGTTTTCACCCAGCAATTATCAAGATTTAAACACCGAGAAAGAAATTATTCTTGGGAAAGGCAAATCAGAAAGGGTATTTTAGATCCCTTAAATACCTGCATTGCTGTGGAGAAAAATTTTCAAAGACGGGTAGCTTTGATGACGGGTGAACACCCATCAGCTACGGTAATGGGATTATTAGAGTCAGATTAAGGCGAGGTTTTAGACCCGATTTTTTCGATAAGCTAAGACGTATTTAAACCGCTTATTCTTAGATTAGCCGAATCTCCCTTACTCCCCCCTGCTAGTAGGGTTGATTCAAGGTAGGGTTGATTCAAGGTAGGGTTGATTCAAGGTAGGTTTGATTCAAGGTAGGGTTGATTCATGAATCAACCCTACTAGGGTTGGAGGGGTTGCATGAATGCCTCTTGCCTCGTCTCAACAAGCAATTTAAATTAGGAAGAGCTTAGTTGCTGACTCTAGGGACATTCTTGGGGGAGTTTTAATACAAACTCCCCGCAATCATAGCCGCTAATAAAATAAAACCGACCCAAACATTTTGACCAAACATTTGACCATAAACTGGTTTGGGTAAATCCGATTGACGTAACAACCAGTATTGACGCAACCAAGCAATCGCCGCTAGACCCAACCCTAGCCAAAAAGAGGCTGATAACTGCATTTTTTGCCCCTCCCAAGCCAATAAACCCACTGTCAGGGCAAAAAAGACCCCCACGGCTTCCGGAGCGTATTTGCCGAAAAATATGGCACTGGAGTTAATACCAACCTTGAGATCATCCTCTCGATCGGACAGAGCATAAATTGTATCAAATGCTAATGTCCAAAAAATCACCGCTCCCCATAATATAAATGTATTACTATTTAACGACCCGGTGACGGCACTCCAACAGATTAAAACCGCAAAACCCCAAGCGAGAGAAAGAACCAATTGGGGTACAGGAAAAAAACGCTTGGCGAGAGGATAGCAGATAATCAAGGGAACGGCGGCTAAACATAGGCAAAAACTCAGTAAATTCAGATATAAAGCTAAAATTGCGGCGCAAAAGAAAGCAATCAGAGCGATAATCAGACCAACCTTGATCGATAAAGCTCTGGCCGCTAAAGGACGGTTACGAGTGCGATCAACCTGTGGATCAATATCCCGATCCCAAAGATCGTTAACCACACAGCCGGCGGCGCTAGTGGCCAAAGTTCCCAAAATGATCACCCCGATCAAGGGTAGCGGTGGCACCCCGTCTGCCGCCAAAAATACCCCCCATAAAGCGGGAATCATCAAAATTAACCTACCTGCGGGTTTATCCCAGCGCAAGAGGCGAATAATCGTCATCCAAGTGGGTTCTAGATCGGGTTGGGATATAGTCATAATTTCTCGTAAAAAGTAGAAACTAGGAGTTAAGGGGGTGTGGGGTGTGGGGTGTGGGGTGTAGGGTGTGGGGTGTGGGGTGTAGGGTGTGGGGTTTTGGGGAGAAAATTAATTAATTTTGGCCAGTAGCTGCCTTTTGCCTCCTGCCTTTTGCCTTTTGCCTCTTGCCTTTCCTAACCAAGAAGTTAATTTTGCACGACTACTTACTTAACGTGATTACCAGCCCCAACTATTAGGAACGCCTTTAAACGGACCAACCACATCGGAGGTTATCCATCCCCCGTAAAAGTTGCCGGGCTGCGGTTGTACTAATTCACCGTCGGCATAACAAGCGCTCATTTTGGCGGGATAAAAAGCCAGATAATTCTTAATTGCCTGAAACTCTGGTGTCGGGTCCGGATAATACCAAGCGGCGTTAATTGCCTGTTGATCCCCAACGGTGATATTGTAATATCCGGCTAGACCTTTCCACTCACAAAAAGACTTTTCTGCTGTGGCTTGCAGGTATTCCATTTTAATATCTTGGGGCGGTAGATAATAAACTGGGGGATGACTGGTTTCTAGAACTCGATAACTGCTTTTAGTATCGGCAATTATCACCCCATTAAAGATAATTTTTAGGTGTTTAGGCGATAATTCTAGGCGCGGGGGACGAGGATAATCCCAGACGGATTCCTGTCCTGCTTTTGCTGGTATCGGTTGGGGACGAAACATAATTTTTCTTATCGTATTCTCCGAGTCAGTTCACCGTTTACTGATTACTGATCACTGAAAAGAGTTTTCTCAGGGTTTCCACTCGTTCTCGATTGACATTTAAATCCGATTCTCCTAACCGGGAGGCCGAGCGAACATCGATCGCATTTTTGCTAGGATTAAGAGAAAATTCCACATCATCGACAAATCCCATCCATTGACTGCTAAATTCGGCGTAGAGATAGTTACTATCTTGGTTAATAATTTTAGTTCTCGGTTGGGAGGCGATAATTTTAGCTAATTGCTCGATCGCTTTTTCACCGCTACCCTGATAACTAAGGGGTTCGATCGCATGAGCCTGATCCTGACTCTGACTACTAACACAATTAGGAGTGGTCGGACAAGAGGCCAGTTTACCCTCCCTGACTCCCAAATAATCGGGACGAGTACCGGCGAATAAACTGACGCTATCGGGAGCAATTAACCTAATTCCTAGCCAGATGAGCAGTATTCCTAGGAAAATAAACGGGGTTAGCCGGAAAGATTTTTTCACCGTGTCGGAAGTTTCAGTCATGCTAGTCTCACAGAATCACTTCAATTAACTTAACATTGATAGGTGTGACAAGATCAGGAGATAGAATAAGATGTTTCTCGATGAATTACAACCCGTTGTTAAAGAACTGATTCAACAACCGATCGCTTTTTTCGGTGGTTTTGCCTCTGGATTACTGCGCTTGAAACTTTCGGACGATCCCCTCAAAAAATGGTTAGAAGAGCAGGGATTAGTCAGTTTTAACGACAATAATCAGGATAACGGCAACAGTCCCCAGTCGATCTCGATCGATTAGGGATCAGGGGTTAGCTGTTGGGGGTGAGGGTATTCTCCCATCCCCAAAACCCCCCGCTTACCACCCCATCAGCTTAACTTGTTGCTGAAAGTAGATAAATTTCCTCGGCTACTCTTTTTAAGCGTCTTAATTGCGCTTCCATATCCTTTTTAGTCCATTTGGCGGCGAATTGCTGGAATCCCCACCCCACAACCGGATTAGGAATCGCAAACTCAAAACGATTGATTAGACAAGTGCCGTCATCATTGGGTTGACATTCCCAGCGATCGCATCCGCAAAAAAAACCTTCCAATTGCCAGACAATTAACCCCGGTTCTCTCTCAATCACCGTACTTTTTAGCGTTGGCTGAATTAGGGGGATTTGAATCAAAAAACGACTTCTCCCACCGATATCGGTCTTCCAATCGCCGATAGGTTCAAAAACGAACACCGGATTCAACCAA
This Microcystis wesenbergii NRERC-220 DNA region includes the following protein-coding sequences:
- a CDS encoding DUF2288 domain-containing protein codes for the protein MGNIHEQLLEELAEVEWSDLIPHAQRDALILVSDSLNLIEVAEAIASDQVAQVQNWIGEKLLEKPTQEQLSDWNSHPDNLFNTLIVQPFVLIQTIV
- a CDS encoding ATP-dependent helicase — protein: MSETKVINRESLLVNLRQQLRAGQQELADWQGGKMAISAVPGAGKSHSLAVAAAMVIAREQLHAKKQLIIVTYTRSAAASIKAKIKQRLQDLQLSAQGFSVQTLHGLALQLARRYPELSGLDLESSTLVIPTPSHRIIRNSVEKWLIADPIRYQKLLEGVEFDGEETERLRRQSVLRTEILPSLAYAAIHELKSSGLSPQQVWELSHYTDDNYQILAIASGLYQQYEILMRQKNYIDYDDMILGALRVLEEEKIRRQWQKSVFGVFEDEAQDSSPLQEKLITILAKNNDGEIPNLIRVGDPNQAINSTFTPADPVYFNWFCESCQNEGNLSTMNQAGRSNTKIIEAANLVLQWVDRDWKQGKDNHKVTEAPFRVQAILPVSAEDPQPNPVKEGKGLEIYQPDDIYQTVELIEKRLVKLLQENPQHNAAILVRENRQGHFFAQKFAHFYKSYQIRIFEANEIDRFSQIPAEMLKLLAFVERPHSPDYLKAALEVLQLRGLITAQDLNPLVTYPEQFLYPTPLDPELKSNEKIARRYCCSLLKARLELPHYQLLSFFAMTLQYSGSELATLQKLTARIYQETAGNSSLKNTINTLNEIIASERFEGVEEDNDDCYTRPGQLTIITMHKAKGLDWDYVFIPFLHEDIIPGKPWVPNGAKFLGDFSLAEVARAQIRAAVHQRYLNPDSIPIIPPPLSAWLEAGQLKKAEEYRLLYVAMTRAKRLLWMSSEKKAPFRWNTFRGDESSQLQDKNPCPVFPVLINAFPDSFCV
- the hemF gene encoding oxygen-dependent coproporphyrinogen oxidase, yielding MTAFTTTPTLANLPASDSRSRVSEFMKSLQDEICQGLEEVDGQAKFIEDSWQRPEGGGGRSRVLREGAIFEQAGVNFSEVWGKELPPSIAKQRPEAAGHQFYATGTSMVLHPHNPYIPTVHLNYRYFEAGPVWWFGGGADLTPYYGFEEDASHFHRTFKQVCDQHHPEYYPVFKRWCDEYFYLNHRQEARGIGGIFFDYQDGLDPLYRGPFAESDAAIYSEKLSPQQPRNWEEIFSFINDCGRAFLPAYVPIVQKRRSTEYGDRERQFQLYRRGRYVEFNLVYDRGTIFGLQTNGRTESILMSLPPLVRWEYCYQPAANTPEAKLYDVFLKPQDWVNWQG
- the tilS gene encoding tRNA lysidine(34) synthetase TilS, with the translated sequence MANFWTPLHTRLETTVKKGQLLPKNASLLVALSAGQDSLCLGQLLLDLRSRWGWQLAIAHCDHRWSQDRGLVDHVRKIAEIWQLPVYIATAPPMAETEAKARQWRYQALQTIAQEQGFNYLLTAHTRSDRAETFLYNLMRGAGSDGLSALTWLTSLTPDIFLVRPLLNVTRGETFAFCQSRELPIWYDRANENLRYARNRIRRELLPYLQTNLNPQIEKHLAQTAEILEAESDYLDSIARDIFRQVIDLDQQRLDRSPLQILPLAIQRRVIRLFLAQYLPSSPNFAEVESVVNLITGVNRDATSSLSGKIRVEVQQNWLHISYQ
- a CDS encoding DUF6737 family protein, which translates into the protein MSNSKSDNVWDHKPRWCQPWSILLTGITLIAGCWFLTQRLWLTLLLSVPILLWWFVFLILYPRTLQQQLNTERIGESID
- a CDS encoding ABC exporter membrane fusion protein, which gives rise to MKGKTFVKPNQKLIIGLIVLGTGLLGITTFYSLSQVAPKPETKTPVVASPAPQKITALGRIEPRTEIISISAPMLLNSDRVIQLLVDEGDSVKTGQIIAILESQERLEDNLQQAQEQVKVAAAKLEQVKAGAKVGEIDANAANVRKIEAQWVGDQATQRTTIQRLTAQLEGDIAAQKATIGKLEAEYRNAKAEFDRYEKLYQEGAISASSFDSKRLNLETSNQQLTEAKVTLERIERTGKQQIQEAKTTLARIESTGQQQIKEARSTLNQVSEVRGVDVRAAQAEVNAALVAVKKAQTELNQAYIRSPITGKVIKVNTRIGEQISDQGIVDLAETERMEVIAEIYQSDIGKIRSGQTATITGSAFKGEVSGKVRLIALKVDQQNIFSNQPGENFDRKVISVRIALDRKNSEKVAGLTNSQVTVTINE
- the devC gene encoding ABC transporter permease DevC, whose protein sequence is MKLTHLFKKTPLSWLQVTREKTRLIVAIAGIAFADFLIFTQLGFRDALFDASVKPHYVLDADLVLINPQFDTLFAVKSFSRDRLYQAKRVEGIQSIAPVYIASAQWRNPETALERTTLVFGFDPSQRVFTLPEVNQKSSDLKMLNRVLYDQAGRPEFGPIADLLQKNPDLTVQLNKKEVQVAGIFTLGASFAADGNVISSDSTFLRLFPERQPHEIDIGLVKLQPGANIEAVKVNLQALFPKNEVIVLTLKEFAEREKTYWANGTAIGFIFGLGTVVGFIVGIVIVYQILYSDVTDHLPEYATLKAMGYGDWYLVGVLMQEALLLAVLGYIPGFIVSLGVYHLASSATLLPIVMTTPRAIEVLILTIIMCIASGIVAMGKLRTADPADIF
- a CDS encoding TetR/AcrR family transcriptional regulator, which translates into the protein MPKIVDVEQYRKELLLKSAELFAEKGYANMTTRELAQGLGVSTGTLYHYFPSKAALFEQLVEEMCRQDVLLAKAEIDRGKTLIEKLKILGKFMTNREDSCIKQLFLSIDYSQYQGREELRRSQFFERIDRRYHQAVIEILGISDPSVAWLVVSVINGLILERLWCNEQIAIDEQMELLGKILTTYLQKKC